GTTCTAACAGAAATCCATTGTAACGAATTAATCTGCTGCATTGCAACCTGcgatttaataaaagtgaaatttgATGCATGTCTCCGAGTATAAATCGCTCCGATTAGATACTCTTACTACTTGTTTCTTCCAGCATTTCTGTCTCTGTATAGTCTTCTACTATAATATCTTTCGTTTTTGATAGCGGTAACAAGCGTCGAGACGTGCGATACTCGAACAATTCGAGCTCCGGATGTTTCTCCAGCAGATATTTGTAGGCGGTCGCCAATCTATCGACTTCTTCCACGGTAAGTTGCGTCGGCCTGAGCGTCGGTTCCAAGTCAGCCAATTTATACATCATCAAACCTAAATCTTTGCAGCGTTCCTTTGGAAATAGAGTTCTGTAAGAAAAGAATCAACACAAAACTTATTTCTAAAAACtgattttgtttattataatagagATAAATCGATAGATAAACGAACTTACTCGATACATCGTATGCTGTACTTCTGTCTGAAACTGAACAAGTGCCTCACCACTTTTTCGAAGAATTTAAAATCGTGTTGTGTGCGCGGTTTAACTAATGGCGCAAACGACACCACTCCTACATCGACATCTGGTTTTGGAACAAAAGCTTTGCCTATAAATTACGAATTGGAATATAaagattttgtaaaacaaatttaatagagTGCATGAAAGCTGTTCGATTACCAGGTATAATAAAACGGAGCGTTGGAAATGTCCAGGCTTGTGCCATTACTGACAACCTGCATCGTTGCTCCCCAAACGGTTGAGCCACCAAACGTTCTGCTACCTCTTTTTGAAACGTCAACGTCATTTTCGTTCTGCCAAACGCCCAGGGTCCGCGTTGCTCGGCTATCGCATGTAGCCACTTAATTATAAGATGTGTCGACAAACTAAATGGTAAATTGCCTATGAGAAAGATATCCGGAGGTTTATCGTTCCAAGTCCTTTTTTTCTCCTCTGGGAATAAACTCTCTATGTTCGTGTTCAGGATATTATCGTATATTATATCCATCTTTCCATTAATCGCGCTAAATGATTCTGCCAGCATCTCTAAAGTGGGTTTAAATCTTTCATCCTTTTCTACGACTACTAATCGTTCAGGGACCCTTCTCAGGATAGATCGGGTCAATCCACCTGGGCCGGGACCAATTTCCAGTACTTGACTTCCAGCGAGATTTCCCGccttctttataattttgtcaGTTAAATTGTGATCCATGAGGAAATTTTGAGATAAACGTTTTATGGCATTCAAAcgatatattttcaatatatctcGTATGGTTGGAAGTGGTGGCAATCGTGGAGCAGCCATCTTCCAAAAATCTTTAATCCTTAATTAGAACAGAAATTtgtattccttttttttctattgcaaACACTTTTATGAAACAGGATGATTTATAAAGTGCAGTCTccaggaaagaaaaaaatattaatttacacaagttttctattctattatataagcaaaaaatataaacttcttaaaataataagtcGTAAACTTCTTTATTCACATTTCTAAACAAACTTTTCAAGCAGCCTTCTCAACCGTCTTTTCCGGCACTTCAAAGTCGTCCAAGAACTTTTCTTGTTTAACCGAATATATTGTATAAGCGTAAATCCCGATCGCTATAAGACCTAAAGGGATAGCGGTACGATTATTAGATTTACGATATCCTTGTACTTTCTTTGCTCTCTGCAAGTTTTGTTCTTCCATGCGTTTCATATAAACTATATCTGTAGACTTGAGTTTTCCCACGTCTCTTAATATATCAACTTTTGGCATAGCCTCGCTTTGCTGAACTCGATTATCTGTAAACAAAAggattaaattttacttatgCTGAAAGGTACCatgtaaaatattcaacttAAATCATTCACCAGGTCCCATTTCCCACACACCAGCGTCCTCAATTAATTAGAACGGCTATTTGTTCCTTTTCTTCTTATATCAGTTCCAGCCTTTTAAAGGTCtgataaacagaaaaaaaatctaagattgcctatctatttatataaatatcgtgAACAATAAACTTGGAAAACTTAGATATAGTGGcctaattattgttttatatgtaataaataaatgataaagatAATATGACAAAAAAGCGCGCTACATACTTATAAGTGCGTTCTAAATATAGGCCAGGTTATCTCCAGACAACACGCAcacacattaaaattttaatttaataaaataaagaaagtcttctacaaaattatgaatacaaattaaatgacattgttaattaattaaaaaaaaattatagaataactaaattttattcgaagTGTTATCTAAGATTTTGAGgttaagttaaatttattataattgttcattatttattttgtgcacatgacgattaaatataaattaagagaCGCTTTACACGCttaacaatgttattaaaattcgCAAGTTATacatacgtttaaaaaaattttataactcgacTTATATCTCTCACATTGCAAAATCATACGTAACTCAACACACCTGTACCGTCTAGTGCGCTGCTGCCATCGCAGCGGCGATTATGCGCAATGCACGAAAACAGCAAAACAGCTTCGAGTATCTCCGTTGATATTATCACgctttaatatcaaaatttaattttatcgtgacgtttttaatatatttttgttttaaaatataaaaagtattcagAAATCTCAATGAGACATGTGTATACAAcatcttaaatttatttgtagtgaacattattattttaattgccgATCATTTATAATTaccgataaaaaattaaaatttataacaatcgataaagttattagaaaatatcaaataaaaaaaatggcacTTATTAAACTTTCAAGAAGGGTATTTTAAATCCAAGAATTTAAGCTGCCAAAATTTAAACTtctaaattactaaaatatccGGAGAATATGAGGTAAAAAATGCCTTAAGTAAAAAAGCCtgataatatatgttatttcaaaagcactatttaataaaataacttttatttcttacaattcttttacttattctttcacaaaataaatataccgtctattaattaattttttaatgaagtaCTCTGTTGGCAGATGGTATGTTTGACAAGGTATGTTTGAATAATCTTAGACtgaatattactttaaatatatctttcacaTTTGATTAGCGTATAAAAGCTTTCTACtgttttattatagataaaatcGTGCTTATGTGGAAacgtacaatttaatttattaagtaaatgaTAAAGCAGGTATTATAGCTAGAATAAATGCATTATAGCTAGAATAAATGTTACGCAGGGGAGAAAaggaattataaattacaaagttaaaaataaaatacatagttacaaaatcataaattttttactaaggaactaacacaaaatttaacatttttaatgacaaattccaacaatgtaaaattaaattgctctGCTTAAAAAATCCGATAGAATTAGATAAGAAATATCTATATAATCTTATCGTGTTTTTAGTTTATAAATATCagattattaatgttttttatgttaataaacaaaacagACGCGCGCtgcaaagtttttaattttatcttacataatttcataaaaattacaaatttaatattacgcTATTAATCTCTCAATACATAATTTCGATATATTTGATACAttctttacatgtttttttttagaaaggatTTTAATCGtccatttgaatttaaataaagaattgtgcagagatttaaaaaaattatattttattaatatctgttTAAAGTAtgagtaaaatttaacaaactacataattattctttaaaatattattttgattgctgctataatttttgttatacttgtatgttacagatttacaggatctgagaggaggagggggCCTGGGAGAGGCATCTGGCTCcggcggagcaaccttggggtaaatattcttatttatataaaattaatagtctttttttacttgattttgtctcaataaattaaaaaaagtacttaaagaaagaagaatcaTACACAATTAATTGTACAGAGATTAAATTTTGTGAaggtatttttcaaataaattactgaatatctaattaaaagttaaattttaaaagatctgcCTGTCAGAATcaacttttgaaatattgattatttttagtgcagttttaatttttaaatcttatgtttatGTGTTACAGTGTATCAccgcagcttcgtggctgagtaactccgctcggctgcgcatcgggtcggtaagtcagaaatcaatttttgtattatattttaatgctttGCAAACATTGATCCTGCGTAGGATCAAAGGAAAATTACACTATTAATACCTCAACGTCACCatacacatagtcaaaatacgcgatctccgcgatgacagctGCTCATGAAGCAAATCGTAATGTTCAGATTGGATCAGATAACTCGACAAGTTGTATAGAAAAA
The window above is part of the Solenopsis invicta isolate M01_SB chromosome 8, UNIL_Sinv_3.0, whole genome shotgun sequence genome. Proteins encoded here:
- the LOC105207976 gene encoding cytochrome c oxidase assembly factor 3, mitochondrial; translated protein: MGPDNRVQQSEAMPKVDILRDVGKLKSTDIVYMKRMEEQNLQRAKKVQGYRKSNNRTAIPLGLIAIGIYAYTIYSVKQEKFLDDFEVPEKTVEKAA
- the LOC105207978 gene encoding dimethyladenosine transferase 1, mitochondrial, which codes for MAAPRLPPLPTIRDILKIYRLNAIKRLSQNFLMDHNLTDKIIKKAGNLAGSQVLEIGPGPGGLTRSILRRVPERLVVVEKDERFKPTLEMLAESFSAINGKMDIIYDNILNTNIESLFPEEKKRTWNDKPPDIFLIGNLPFSLSTHLIIKWLHAIAEQRGPWAFGRTKMTLTFQKEVAERLVAQPFGEQRCRLSVMAQAWTFPTLRFIIPGKAFVPKPDVDVGVVSFAPLVKPRTQHDFKFFEKVVRHLFSFRQKYSIRCIETLFPKERCKDLGLMMYKLADLEPTLRPTQLTVEEVDRLATAYKYLLEKHPELELFEYRTSRRLLPLSKTKDIIVEDYTETEMLEETSSKSI